From the Caldicellulosiruptoraceae bacterium PP1 genome, one window contains:
- a CDS encoding DUF4340 domain-containing protein, translating to MKKTYRLIAAFAVLLVLVGAYIYVLKHPKKEATNKTQPSNSVQILKKNKDDIVKVTLDADGTVLTLYKQNGKWLANNIKNPDFLNQDKIDDIVFTFSSLFAENVVESNPKDLSKYGLQTPFVIGQATYKDGSKVTLLLGDKTAVGNTFYLMKDGDKRVFTVWQNIGDNLMTKLNSLFTVSLPELTSDEIQYIKIVKKGEKTLELVREDDTKAKDKPYDIGSIWFLAQPYSEKRAASSQDLSSVIESIANITPEEVVEATYDFKKYGLDNPVAELIVKDKEKTLDIMIGNAKDSDYTYLKQRNSNIIYTISNSNIDFLRTTTPFKVADKFAFIANIDYVKKIEISHGNKTHVITQDRKLVKKAKSADEQDEYQSTFKVDGKKIDEDLFRKFYQILVGILVDGENDKKPSGEADYTLKYYFSNGNTDIVKFIPYNDDFYIVDKNGHTDFVSSKEQMVRMYQDLENLIVGKFKPLD from the coding sequence ATGAAGAAAACTTACAGGCTTATTGCTGCATTTGCTGTATTACTTGTTTTAGTTGGTGCATACATTTATGTTTTAAAGCATCCTAAGAAAGAAGCTACAAATAAAACACAACCTTCAAATTCTGTTCAAATACTTAAGAAAAATAAAGATGACATTGTAAAGGTTACTTTAGATGCTGATGGAACAGTTTTGACACTTTATAAGCAAAACGGCAAATGGTTAGCAAATAATATTAAAAACCCTGACTTTTTAAACCAAGATAAGATTGATGATATTGTTTTCACATTTTCAAGCCTTTTTGCTGAAAATGTAGTTGAAAGTAATCCAAAAGATTTATCAAAGTATGGTTTGCAAACACCTTTTGTTATTGGACAAGCAACATATAAAGATGGTTCAAAAGTGACATTATTATTAGGAGACAAAACAGCTGTTGGTAATACCTTTTATCTAATGAAGGATGGGGATAAAAGAGTATTTACTGTTTGGCAAAATATTGGTGATAATCTTATGACAAAACTAAACAGCTTGTTTACTGTAAGTTTACCTGAGCTTACATCAGATGAAATTCAATATATCAAAATTGTAAAAAAAGGTGAAAAAACTCTCGAATTAGTAAGAGAGGATGACACAAAGGCAAAAGATAAGCCTTATGATATTGGTAGTATATGGTTTTTAGCTCAACCTTATAGTGAGAAAAGAGCAGCTTCCTCCCAAGATTTATCGAGTGTAATTGAGAGTATTGCAAATATTACTCCTGAGGAAGTTGTTGAAGCAACATATGATTTTAAAAAATATGGCCTTGACAATCCTGTTGCAGAACTTATTGTAAAAGACAAAGAGAAAACCCTTGATATTATGATAGGTAATGCTAAAGATAGTGATTACACATATTTAAAACAAAGAAATTCAAATATTATTTATACTATAAGCAATTCTAATATTGACTTTTTAAGAACCACAACACCTTTTAAAGTAGCTGATAAGTTTGCTTTTATTGCAAATATAGATTATGTTAAGAAGATTGAGATATCGCATGGTAATAAAACACATGTGATAACACAAGATAGAAAACTTGTGAAGAAAGCAAAGAGTGCAGATGAACAAGATGAATATCAATCAACCTTTAAAGTAGATGGTAAAAAGATTGATGAAGATCTCTTTAGAAAATTTTATCAAATTTTGGTTGGTATCTTAGTTGATGGTGAAAATGATAAAAAGCCATCCGGTGAGGCTGACTATACTTTGAAGTATTATTTTTCAAATGGTAATACTGACATAGTTAAATTTATACCTTATAATGATGATTTCTATATTGTTGATAAGAATGGACATACTGATTTTGTTTCATCAAAAGAACAAATGGTAAGAATGTATCAAGACCTCGAAAACTTAATTGTCGGCAAGTTTAAGCCACTTGACTAG
- a CDS encoding BofC C-terminal domain-containing protein, translated as MRTYFKSFIFTAFLIVIFIVSFAIGYTFTINSKQIKTRDELKGKNITEIANIANKSTLQKINNDTVLVLRKYFKKCGHIVEEQSYFDPEYIGLYKTDIQKIYRGWTLEHYSPNYVILSRVFDGLCPNHFIISIKDDRVAIFYSQPRDGETLKLITPIDIKNLSNKQIEDLKNGIVVDTYEQAIKIIEDFGS; from the coding sequence ATGAGAACTTACTTTAAATCCTTTATTTTTACCGCTTTTTTAATTGTGATTTTTATTGTGTCATTCGCAATTGGATATACATTTACTATTAATAGTAAACAAATAAAAACTCGTGATGAGCTAAAAGGCAAAAATATAACAGAAATAGCCAATATTGCAAACAAATCAACACTTCAAAAAATAAATAATGATACAGTGTTGGTTTTGCGTAAGTATTTTAAAAAGTGTGGGCATATTGTTGAGGAACAGTCATATTTTGATCCAGAATATATAGGGCTTTATAAAACAGATATACAAAAAATATATAGAGGTTGGACATTAGAGCATTATAGCCCTAACTATGTAATACTTAGCAGGGTTTTTGATGGCCTTTGTCCTAACCATTTTATTATTTCAATAAAAGATGATAGAGTAGCTATTTTTTATTCTCAACCGCGTGATGGAGAAACATTAAAACTTATTACACCAATTGACATAAAAAACCTCAGCAATAAACAAATTGAAGATTTAAAAAATGGAATAGTAGTAGACACTTATGAACAAGCAATAAAGATTATAGAGGATTTTGGTAGCTAA
- a CDS encoding oligosaccharide flippase family protein: MKNKILNQVLILSACNIVTTSLFFFYRVLISRQISSEGMGLFTFAMTAYFLFYSFSSGGIAVSISKNIAENSNIKGYPEKVKFIIGRFVLLLSFIVTMIFLLLNGWICNNIYKTPILQNNLYPLIFCVIIVSQSAIYKGYFYGLQKPLTPALAEIFENIMRISIVSLIFMTFTLDWNKKIFVSILGIPIGEISSFSFLLIGYLIKNKSIRLSVTFSDLSKIIVDVLKISIPLAIIGILSNVFQTIENSVVPKLFQNNNINFEKAISIFGVINGMSYPVAFLPAVLITSLSTVIVPTVSELHGNKKALSRRINKFILVTIAISLPIMVIYYIYPNEICFLLFKNKEAGIYLKAIVPALSFYYLSITLSSILNALSEASFNFYQNTVISILRLASYITFLGLFRDIKWYIILTNVFAVITCIVMIGRISKVKFDFDKNIYKKIIYLTLACVIAVIISFIIPTKSILLNIITIVSVYFLFCAIIIAR, from the coding sequence ATGAAGAATAAGATTTTAAATCAAGTTTTAATATTATCGGCATGTAATATTGTCACAACATCATTATTTTTCTTTTACAGAGTGTTGATTTCTCGTCAGATTAGTTCAGAAGGAATGGGCCTTTTTACATTTGCAATGACAGCCTATTTTCTTTTTTATAGCTTTTCAAGTGGTGGCATTGCAGTTTCTATTTCAAAAAACATAGCTGAAAACTCTAATATCAAAGGCTATCCTGAAAAGGTTAAATTTATTATCGGTCGTTTTGTTCTTTTATTAAGTTTTATTGTTACTATGATATTTCTTCTACTCAATGGGTGGATCTGCAATAATATTTACAAAACTCCTATACTTCAAAATAACCTTTATCCACTTATTTTTTGCGTTATAATAGTAAGCCAGTCAGCAATCTATAAAGGTTACTTTTATGGACTTCAAAAGCCTCTTACACCAGCACTCGCTGAAATATTTGAAAATATCATGAGAATTTCGATAGTATCATTAATATTTATGACTTTTACTTTAGATTGGAATAAAAAGATTTTTGTTAGTATTTTGGGAATTCCAATAGGTGAGATTTCAAGCTTTTCTTTCTTATTAATAGGTTATTTGATAAAGAATAAAAGTATTAGATTAAGTGTTACTTTTTCTGATTTATCAAAGATTATAGTAGATGTGCTTAAAATTTCTATTCCGCTTGCTATAATAGGTATATTATCAAATGTCTTTCAAACCATCGAAAACTCTGTTGTACCTAAGCTTTTTCAAAATAATAATATAAACTTTGAAAAAGCCATATCAATCTTTGGTGTAATAAATGGTATGAGTTATCCTGTCGCCTTCTTACCTGCTGTATTGATTACTTCGCTTTCAACAGTTATAGTTCCAACTGTTTCTGAATTACATGGAAATAAAAAAGCTTTGTCAAGAAGGATAAATAAATTTATATTAGTCACAATTGCAATATCACTGCCAATTATGGTTATTTACTATATTTATCCAAATGAGATATGCTTTCTTCTTTTTAAAAACAAAGAGGCAGGTATATATCTAAAAGCAATTGTACCTGCACTTAGTTTTTATTATCTTTCTATAACCTTGTCGAGCATCCTCAATGCTTTATCAGAGGCAAGCTTTAACTTTTATCAAAATACAGTAATATCAATACTAAGGCTTGCAAGTTATATAACCTTCTTGGGCTTATTTAGAGATATCAAGTGGTATATTATTCTTACTAATGTATTTGCCGTAATCACATGTATTGTTATGATAGGAAGGATATCAAAGGTCAAATTCGACTTTGATAAAAATATCTATAAAAAGATTATTTACCTCACATTAGCATGTGTTATTGCAGTAATAATATCTTTCATAATCCCTACAAAAAGTATTCTATTAAACATCATTACAATAGTATCAGTCTACTTCCTCTTCTGTGCCATAATCATAGCACGTTAG
- a CDS encoding YebC/PmpR family DNA-binding transcriptional regulator yields MSGHSKWANIKHKKEKTDAQKGKLFTKLGRELMVVAKSNPDPEANSRLRDVIAKARAANMPMDKIMGFIKKAAGDVDTSGYEDITYEGYGPEGVAVIVEAMTNNRNRTAGEIRHLFDKFGGNLGQTGCVSWMFNRKGVIIIEKESFPNEDELMLKALDLGAEDFNSSDDVYEIITSPDDFTQVREALEKEGYTFLEAQVELIPQTTVKLDEENSIKMRKLIDLLEDNDDVKEVYHNWEE; encoded by the coding sequence ATGTCAGGTCATTCAAAATGGGCAAATATTAAGCATAAAAAAGAAAAAACAGATGCTCAAAAAGGTAAGTTGTTCACAAAATTAGGTAGAGAATTAATGGTTGTTGCAAAATCTAACCCAGATCCGGAGGCTAACTCAAGGCTAAGAGATGTAATCGCAAAAGCAAGAGCTGCTAATATGCCAATGGATAAGATTATGGGATTTATAAAGAAAGCTGCTGGAGATGTTGACACAAGTGGTTATGAAGACATTACATACGAAGGATACGGGCCAGAAGGTGTGGCTGTTATTGTCGAAGCAATGACAAACAACAGAAATAGAACAGCAGGCGAAATAAGGCATTTGTTTGACAAGTTTGGTGGGAATCTTGGTCAAACAGGCTGCGTTTCTTGGATGTTTAATAGAAAAGGTGTTATTATTATTGAAAAAGAAAGCTTTCCAAATGAAGATGAGCTAATGCTTAAAGCTCTTGATTTAGGTGCTGAAGATTTTAATTCTTCTGATGATGTATATGAAATTATTACATCACCAGATGATTTTACTCAAGTTCGTGAAGCACTTGAAAAAGAGGGCTACACATTTTTAGAAGCTCAAGTAGAATTAATTCCACAAACAACAGTTAAATTAGATGAAGAAAATTCTATAAAAATGAGAAAACTGATTGATTTGCTTGAAGATAATGATGATGTAAAAGAAGTATATCACAACTGGGAAGAATAA
- a CDS encoding MgtC/SapB family protein gives MIEELIKIVLAIIIGGLIGVERENVHRPAGFRTHILVCVGSTLVMMTSLYIFKTYYPPKTQIDVARLGAQVISGIGFLGAGTIIKDGVTVKGLTTAATLWAVSCIGLAIGIGYYQGAIITFIAVYLTLIFLKKIEIKFISKGVLKKLSIEGEGMKENIQKISSIFEMLSITIKDVNVEEYQNNTEKISYTIAIPENTNINELITEIYIIKGIKRIFFE, from the coding sequence ATGATAGAAGAATTAATTAAAATTGTATTGGCAATTATTATAGGTGGATTGATTGGTGTTGAAAGGGAAAATGTGCATAGACCAGCAGGCTTTAGAACTCATATTTTGGTATGCGTTGGTTCTACATTAGTTATGATGACATCGTTGTATATCTTTAAAACTTATTATCCACCAAAAACACAAATTGATGTTGCAAGATTAGGTGCCCAGGTTATATCTGGTATCGGTTTTTTGGGTGCTGGCACAATCATAAAGGATGGGGTAACAGTAAAAGGACTTACAACAGCAGCAACACTTTGGGCAGTATCTTGTATAGGACTTGCAATAGGAATTGGATATTATCAAGGTGCCATAATCACATTTATTGCTGTTTATCTTACATTAATATTTTTAAAAAAGATAGAGATTAAATTTATTTCAAAAGGGGTTCTTAAAAAGCTTTCTATTGAAGGGGAAGGGATGAAAGAGAATATACAAAAAATATCCTCAATTTTTGAAATGCTGTCAATAACAATCAAAGATGTTAATGTTGAAGAATATCAAAATAATACAGAAAAAATATCATATACAATAGCAATACCAGAAAACACAAACATTAATGAGCTAATAACAGAAATTTATATAATTAAGGGTATAAAGAGGATTTTTTTTGAATAA
- a CDS encoding YigZ family protein, translated as MYLTIKENVQVEWIEKKSVFISSIFHVENQEEVDFYLNNIRSKYYDATHNVYAYTYGIDYPIQKYSDDGEPQGTAGLPVMEVIKRNNLKNVLIVVTRYFGGILLGAGGLTRAYSKSASLAIEKAGILRYIDCKRFKIIVEYSFLEQTKKLLERFSSKIIEINYSDVVDLDIVISKEEFDSFIKEITELTSGGVLIDNVCDTIEAI; from the coding sequence ATGTATTTAACAATAAAAGAGAATGTTCAAGTTGAATGGATTGAGAAAAAGTCAGTTTTTATTTCCTCCATTTTTCACGTTGAAAATCAAGAAGAGGTTGATTTTTATTTAAATAATATAAGATCAAAGTATTATGATGCAACACACAATGTTTATGCATATACATATGGCATTGATTATCCTATTCAAAAGTATTCAGATGACGGCGAACCTCAAGGGACAGCAGGGCTTCCTGTAATGGAGGTTATTAAGAGAAATAATCTTAAGAATGTTTTAATTGTTGTAACAAGATATTTTGGAGGAATACTTCTTGGTGCTGGTGGACTTACAAGGGCTTATAGCAAATCTGCCTCTCTTGCTATTGAAAAAGCAGGTATATTGAGGTATATTGATTGTAAGAGGTTTAAAATAATAGTTGAATATAGCTTTTTGGAGCAGACTAAAAAACTATTAGAAAGGTTTTCTTCAAAAATAATAGAAATCAATTATTCTGATGTGGTTGATTTAGATATTGTAATTTCAAAAGAAGAGTTTGATTCTTTCATAAAAGAAATCACAGAACTAACATCAGGTGGCGTATTAATTGACAATGTATGTGATACTATAGAAGCTATTTAA
- a CDS encoding aminotransferase class I/II-fold pyridoxal phosphate-dependent enzyme, which yields MTKEDQSKTPLFDAVKRHIERKVVPFHVPGHKHGNGLKEFTEFVGENVMLMDLNGMEDLDNANNPIGVIYEAEKLFASAFDAQYAYFLVNGTTSGVQAMIMAACEPGDEVILPRNAHKSAFGGIILSGAIPVYVQPEINNDIGVAMGVTIDNVKKAIVKHPYAKAVFVINPTYYGVASDLKSITRTAHKFGMAVLVDEAHGAHMGFHNDFPLTAMEVGADMSAVSTHKTGGSLTQSSALLLRGHKIHPEAVKQTLNLTMTTSSSYILMCSLDVARKQLAIYGEEMLEETLRLSRMARDEINKIEGLYAFGKELIGTPGVYDFDETKLGINVRKLGITGYEAERILREQYNIQVEMSDLYNILAIISLGDTQESLEKLIEALKDMSKKLGVKEIKTSTIVPHSPQVIVSPRDAFYSQKKTVRLENAVGEISGEMVMAYPPGIPLILPGERITKDLVDYIKMLKEEDCQLQGTADPYVDYIRVLGGED from the coding sequence GTGACTAAAGAAGATCAGAGCAAAACCCCCTTATTTGATGCTGTGAAAAGACATATTGAGAGAAAGGTTGTCCCATTCCATGTTCCAGGGCATAAACATGGTAATGGTCTTAAGGAGTTTACAGAATTTGTTGGCGAAAATGTAATGCTAATGGACTTAAATGGCATGGAAGACTTGGACAACGCAAATAATCCAATTGGTGTTATCTATGAAGCCGAAAAACTTTTTGCAAGTGCCTTTGATGCACAGTATGCTTATTTTCTTGTAAATGGGACAACATCAGGCGTCCAAGCAATGATAATGGCTGCATGTGAGCCAGGTGATGAAGTAATATTGCCTCGTAATGCTCATAAAAGTGCTTTTGGTGGTATTATTTTAAGCGGGGCCATTCCTGTTTATGTTCAGCCGGAGATAAACAATGATATTGGTGTTGCTATGGGGGTTACAATAGATAATGTAAAAAAGGCTATTGTTAAGCACCCTTATGCAAAAGCAGTATTTGTAATAAACCCTACTTATTATGGTGTAGCAAGTGACTTAAAATCAATAACAAGAACTGCTCACAAATTTGGTATGGCAGTGCTTGTTGATGAAGCACATGGAGCTCATATGGGATTTCATAACGATTTTCCGCTTACTGCTATGGAAGTTGGAGCAGACATGAGTGCTGTATCTACACATAAGACAGGTGGATCACTTACACAAAGCTCAGCACTACTTTTAAGAGGACATAAAATTCATCCAGAGGCAGTAAAACAAACATTAAATCTTACTATGACAACAAGTTCATCATATATCCTCATGTGCTCTCTTGATGTTGCAAGAAAGCAGCTTGCTATTTATGGTGAAGAGATGCTTGAAGAGACACTTAGACTTTCAAGAATGGCAAGAGATGAGATAAATAAAATTGAAGGTCTTTATGCTTTTGGTAAAGAGCTTATTGGAACACCAGGTGTTTATGACTTTGATGAAACAAAGCTTGGTATTAATGTAAGAAAACTCGGTATTACAGGTTATGAAGCTGAAAGGATATTAAGAGAGCAATATAATATTCAAGTTGAAATGTCAGACCTATATAATATCCTTGCAATAATTTCACTTGGAGACACACAAGAAAGCCTAGAAAAACTAATTGAAGCATTAAAGGATATGTCAAAAAAACTTGGTGTTAAAGAAATAAAAACATCAACAATAGTGCCACATTCTCCACAGGTTATTGTGTCTCCACGTGATGCATTTTACAGTCAGAAGAAGACAGTTCGTCTGGAAAATGCTGTTGGTGAAATTTCAGGTGAAATGGTTATGGCTTATCCTCCAGGGATACCACTTATATTACCTGGTGAAAGAATTACAAAGGATTTGGTTGATTATATAAAAATGCTAAAAGAAGAGGACTGCCAACTCCAAGGAACTGCAGACCCATACGTTGACTATATTAGAGTCCTTGGTGGAGAAGACTAA